Proteins found in one Erythrobacter sp. 3-20A1M genomic segment:
- a CDS encoding outer membrane protein, with protein MSKLLTLSAAALATGAFAVPAMAQETTPEDNFNGPYVAGAISLDQINSGRGDGLAFDTDGDGSFDNNVLTTTGANAFSPGFCNGGANGATTGAGCMDDKNDLGYAGRIGFDKRLNGGSFVVGALVEGAGSQARDYSTGFSTTPASYTASRSLDYSAAARLRAGWSPGDGRGLFYATGGVAYGKIDHDFTTTNTANSFTENNDGDWQFGWQAGGGAELMVTRNISIGAEYLYSHYNDGDYSVGVTQGSAPATNPFLLDSGQTNLRPSDDNLSFHSFRATVGFHF; from the coding sequence ATGTCTAAGCTTCTGACACTCTCGGCGGCCGCGCTTGCGACGGGCGCTTTCGCGGTTCCGGCCATGGCGCAGGAAACCACCCCCGAAGACAATTTCAACGGACCGTATGTTGCCGGCGCAATCAGCCTCGACCAGATCAATTCCGGCCGCGGCGACGGGCTCGCGTTCGATACCGATGGCGATGGCAGCTTCGACAACAATGTGCTGACCACGACCGGCGCCAACGCGTTCTCGCCCGGCTTCTGCAACGGCGGCGCGAACGGCGCGACCACCGGGGCGGGTTGCATGGATGACAAGAACGACCTCGGCTATGCCGGCCGGATCGGTTTCGACAAGCGGCTCAACGGCGGCTCGTTCGTCGTCGGTGCGCTGGTCGAGGGCGCGGGCTCGCAGGCGCGCGACTACTCCACCGGCTTCAGCACGACCCCGGCGAGCTACACCGCCAGCCGCAGCCTCGATTATTCGGCCGCCGCGCGTCTGCGTGCGGGTTGGTCGCCGGGTGACGGCCGTGGCCTGTTCTACGCCACCGGCGGCGTCGCCTACGGCAAGATCGACCACGATTTCACCACTACCAACACGGCCAACAGCTTCACCGAGAACAACGATGGCGACTGGCAGTTCGGCTGGCAGGCCGGCGGCGGCGCGGAGCTGATGGTGACGCGCAACATCAGCATCGGTGCCGAGTACCTGTATTCGCACTACAACGACGGCGACTACAGCGTCGGCGTGACGCAGGGCAGCGCGCCTGCGACCAACCCGTTCCTGCTCGATTCCGGCCAGACCAACCTGCGCCCGAGCGACGACAATCTCAGCTTCCACTCCTTCCGCGCGACGGTCGGCTTCCACTTCTAA